The nucleotide sequence GGATCCGCTATTACAAGATGACGTCCAACACCAAGGCCTACGACAAGCTCAAGCAGGACACGGTCAGCGCCAAGGTCGACTATCGCCTGGATGACAATTGGTCTATCACCAGCCTTACGGCCAACACTGATTCGGATTACGACGCTCGTCTCGATTTCGACCAGGGGGCAGTGGACAACCAGGTGGTGCTGCGCAAGCAGTACGGTGATCTGTTCAGCCAGGAATTGCGCCTGAACTACAACGGCGACACGGTGAAGAGTTTCGTTGGCGCCTACTACGGCCACAACACCAACAACTTCCACGATCGCCTGGTGTTCGACGGTGAGCTGTTCGGCACCGCCAAGGGCGATACGACGATTGAAAACAAGGCTGTGTTCGGTGAAGTCGACTGGAACTTCGCCCCGCGCTGGACGCTGATTACCGGTCTGCGCTACGACCACGAGACCAACGACACCGATATTGAGCAGGACGACTTCTCAAGTCCGGGCAAGGTCAAGAAATCGTTTGATGCGGTGCTGCCGAAATTGGGCGTCGACTATGAGCTGGCCACCGACCAGTACGTCGGCTTCATGGTGCAGAAAGGCTATCGCGGTGGCGGCGTCAACGTCCGCGCTGGTGGCGGTCACGAGGATTACGATCCGGAATACACCACGAACTATGAGCTGTCCTACCGCGGCTCGTTCTTCGACAAGACCCTGCGCACCCGCGCCAACGTCTACTACACCGACTGGAAAGACCAGCAGGTCAGTGCGCTGGACCCGGACACCGAATTCCTGCACGTATTCAACGCCGGTAGCAGCGACATCAAGGGCTTGGAAGTCTTCGTCGAAAAAGACTTCAGCGAACAGTTGACCCTGACTGCCGGGGCTTCCGTGACGGATGGCAAGTACAAGGACTTCGTCACGGGTGACGGTCGGGACATGAGCGGCGAGGACTTCCTCTATTCGCCCAAGTACAAAATGTCGCTGGGCGGCACCTATCGCTGGAACGATCGCCTGACCCTCAACACTGACCTCATCTACCAGAGTACCGCGCCGTCGGAGTATGAGTTCGACGATGCAGGTCAGGTGACGGGCGAGCGTCGCAGCGACAACTACTGGCTGGTCAACTTCAACACCGAGTACAAGATCACCAAAAACATCGCCGTCTCCGGCTACGTGAAGAATGCCTTCGACAAGGAATACGTGACCAACAACCGCAGTGGCGACATCATTGATGTCGGTGCCCCACGCACGGTGGGCCTGGTGCTGCGTTACGACATGTAAGCTCGCCAGTCATGGCTGCGGTGGAGGGCTCAACGTTTGCTCGTTGATTTCTCCGCCGCCGCCATCGTCCCGCTTCCGCAATTGATGTAGGACGACGTCTTCAGCCAACGCGGGTCCGGGTAGTAGGAAAACAGCAACTGCCCGCCCTTCATCGAATCAATCAGCTTGTGGGCAATCGCCGGGCGTACAGCCGGGCAACCCAGGCTTCTGCCAATCCGCCCGTTCGCCCGTGCCAGCACGGGGCTGACGTATGGCGCGCCGTGAATCACGATGGCCCGGTCGAACGCGTTGTCGTTGAAACCCGGTTCCAGACCTTCCATGCGCAGTGAGTAGCCGTTCTGGCCCACATAGCTTTGTTGCGTGCGATACAAGCCGAGGCTGGTAGCAAAGCTTTCGTTCTGGTTGGAGAAGTTGACCGCCATGTTCTCGCCGCTGTTGCGACCGTGGGCGACCAGCTCATGGAATAGCAGCTTGCGCTTTTTCAGATCGAACACCCACAGACGCTGTTGGGTCGAAGGCAGGGAATAGTCGATGACGGCAAGTCTTTGGACAGGAGCAGCGCCTTGAGCGATGCTGCATTGCGAGGCACGAACGGCGAGATTTATGACATTGGCGTCAGCTTGCGGAGCCGCTTTGATGAGGGCGGCCGCCAGTGAATCGGCGTAGGCTGACGGTATGAACATTGCAGTCAGCAGCAGGCCCGGCAGCAGATTGCCAAAACGTAGTAGCGCCATATAGATGTCTCATCATGTTAAGTTCGAGTCTAGCAGTGCGGTGCAGGCCAGGCGTTGAATGCGGGAGATTAAGGATTATCCATGGTGCTTTTAACAAGGTTATTCGTCATAAGCCGTGTATTTTTTATGGTCTTTCTGATCAGCGGCACCGCGCTCGGAGAAACTTCGCCGATTGAGCCGGTAACGGCGGCAAACTCCATTTTTACGGCGGCGCCTGACGACAACGTCGCCCAGGCCATCCAGGCTTCCCTGGAACCCTTGAAAACTGCCTTTCCGCCATTGCTGACCGCGTCACGTCATCGTCGGGTGGACGTCACCCGCCTGGTCATGGATTTTTATACTCACCGTGCCTATCGCGCTGCCTGGACCCAGGACAGCGACATCGACCAATTGATCGCCAGCCTCAACGCTACCGACACCGATGGCCTGAACCCGGCGGACTTTCACATTGATGAGCTGGTGCGTTCGCGCGCCAATCTGCAAGTCGCGCCGGCCACGCCAGAGCAACTGGCGGCGTTCGACCTGGCGACCACCCACACCTTCATCACGGCGCTGCTGCAGTTGCGGCGAGGCAAGGTCGACCCTTCGCGTCTCGACATTCACTGGAACTTCGATGTCGATGGCGTGGATCCGCGTGACGACCTCAGTCCTTTCTTCGCCGCCCTCGACAGTCACGACGTCGCCAAGGCGTTTGCCCTGGCACCGCCGCAGGAAGCGGTGTATGGCGGATTGCGCCAGGCGCTGGCGCAGTTGCGCGATGTTCGTGACCGTGGCGGCTGGCCGAAAGTGGTGGTGGATCATTCGCTCAAGCCAGGCATGGACGAACCGGCGGTCGCGCAATTGCGCGCACGAATGGTCGCCGCCGGTTTTCTCGATCCGCATCTGATTCACGGTACCCGCTACGACGGCGCCGTCACCGCCGCAGTGAAAAAGTACCAGGACGAGCAATACCTCGGGGCGGATGGCATGGCCGGGGCCAATACCCTGGCGGCGTTGAACGTGCCCGTCGAGGCGCGTATCGACCAGGTGCGGGTGAATATGGAGCGGGCGCGCTGGCTGTTGTACAAGCTTCAGGGCACGTTCGTGATCGTCGATATTGCCGGCTATAAAGTGGCGATGTACCGCGATGGCCAGCCGATCTGGCGATCCCGGGTACAGGTCGGCAAGGCGGCGCGCAATACGCCGATTTTCCAGGCACAGATTTCCTACATCACCTTCAACCCGACCTGGACCGTGCCACCGACCATCCTCAAGGAAGACGTGCTGCCCAAGATCCAGAGCAATCCCGGCTACCTGGCCGCCAACCGGATGCGGGTGATTGATCGCGAGGGCAACGAGGTGGACCCGTCCACCGTCGACTGGAGTAACCCCCGTGGGCTCAGCCTGCGCCAGGACGCCGGTAAAGACAGCTCGTTGGGGCAGGTGGTGATCCGCTTCCCCAACGACTATGCGATCTACCTTCATGACACGCCGCATCGCGAGTTGTTTGCCAGGACCGTGCGTGCCACCAGTTCCGGCTGTATCCGCGTGGAAAACCCATTGCAACTGGTGGAGCTGCTGTTCAACGATCCGGTGAAATGGGACAGCGCCGGGATTCAGAAACAATTGGCCAACGGCAGGACCGAGAACATTCGGCTGCCGGTGAAGGTGCCGGTGCTCCTGGCCTACTGGACAGTCGATCTGGGTGGCGACGGACGGGTGTCGTTCAAGCCGGATGTGTATGGCTACGACGCGCCCGTGCTGCGCGCGTTGAATCGACCCTCGCCGGTCCCCGTGTTGAATTTGCACGCGGCGGTGGCGGGGCAGTAGTCGATGGGCGCGGGGGCTTTTCGACGCGCGATGCTACGCCCGTCGAAAGGACAATTGCCGCGCATCGGCGCGTAGACTAAGCTCGCCGTTTTTAGGGTTTCGGGCCTTCGCCCATGCCTTGCCCTTGCAGGATGAGCTTTTTGCCTATCTCCCCCGACGACCCGCGGCACGCCAATGGCACTGCCTTGAAACGGCTGCCCTTGCGCAAGGCTGCGGTGCTGTTCATTGCCGTGGTGTGCGTGTGCCTGTGTGGCTTGCTGTACCTGCAACTCGAGCAATCGCGTCGGCATGATCTGGCCGTTGCCGAAGTGGCGTCGGCGAACCTGACCCGCGCCGTGGCGCAACAGGCCGAAGACACTTTCATGAAGGCCGACCTGGTGCTGACCAGCCTGGCGGACTGGCTGCAGATGGACGGTTTCGGCCTGGCACAAAATCCCCAGTTGCAGAAGATGTTCGCCCGGCGTGTGCAGGCGTTGAGTCAATTGCACGGTATCTTCCTGTTCGACCGCAACGGCCAGTGGGTCGTGACGTCGTTCGAGGATCTGCCGCGGGGGCCCGGCGTTGCCGATCGCGAGTATTTCCTTTTTCACCAGCAGAACGTGTCCTCGGTGGCGCACATTGGCCCGCCCATCCGCAGTCGTACCAATGGTGAATGGATCATTCCGGTGTCCAAGCGGGTGAACGACAAGCAGGGCAATTTCCAGGGTGTGCTGCTGGCCGGAATCAAGATGGCCTACTTCGATCAGTTCTTTAAGAGTTTCAGCATTGATGAAGAGGGCTCGATTGCCTTGGCGCTGACCGACGGAACACTGCTGGCACGGCGGCCGTTCGTGGAGGCCCAGATCGGGCTGTCGCTGGCCAAGGGCGAGATATTCAGCAAGTACCTGGCTGGCGCCATGTCGGGCACCGCGATGATCACCTCGGTGCTCGATGGCTCCGTGCGCCTGCATGGCTTTCGGCAACTCGACGCTTATCCGCTGGTGGTCACGGCGGCCTCGTCCAGGGATTCGATTCTCAAGGGTTGGTACGACACGGCATTGCAATCGAGCCTGATCGTCGCCCTGGTCGTGCTGGGCGTGGGGCTGTTTGGCTGGGTATTCGTTCGCCAGGTGCGTGTCGGTGAGCGGGTCGAGCGGGATTTACGCAACGCCAAGGAAGCGCTGAAGCTGATCGCCACCCATGACAGTCTCACCGGCCTGGCCAATCGTCGATTGTTCGAGCAGGCGCTGGCGATCGAATTCAGCCGAGACGTCCGGCAGTCGAGATCGCTGGGCCTGATCATGCTCGATATCGACTACTTCAAACGGTACAACGACGCCTACGGCCATGTCGCGGGTGACCATTGCCTGGCGGAAGTGGCGAATGCGGTGAAGAGTTGCTGTCACCGGCCAGTCGATCTGGCGGTTCGTTATGGTGGCGAGGAATTCGCCGTGTTGCTGCCGGACACGGACATCCATGGCACGCTGGTGGTCGCCGAGCAGATTCGCCGCAGCGTCATGGCCCGCAACATCAACCATAGCGACGCGCCCAGTGGCTTCGTGACCGTCAGCCTGGGCTGTCACGCCTTCGTGCCCACGCGGCTGGACAGCACCGAAGTGTTCATCGAGCGCGCCGACGCGGCCCTGTACCAAGCCAAACATTCCGGACGCAACCGTTCGGCAGTGTTGTCCATGGAAGGCGTCGGAGAACTGATGCGCTACGACCGCTGAGTGCAGCGGGCGACCCGTGAAGGTCTTTCACGGGTCGTTGCGCTGGCTTCAGCCGCCAGTTCCGCCGCCGGCACCACCGGTGCCTCCGCCCGACGATCCGGTGCCGCCTCCCGCGCCGGAGCCACTGGAACCCCCGGCGCCACTCGTGCCCCCGGAACTGCCGCCCGAACTGCCCGAGCCGCCGTTCCCGCCGCCGTTGTTACCGCCGGAAGGTTCGCCGGGATTGTTGTTGGGGGCCATGGTCGAGCCGCCCGTCGATCCGGACTTGGTGCCGCTGGCATCGGCGCCGTCACCCGAAGCGGCAAATGCCGCCCCGGAGGTCGCCAGCAGGCTCGCCAGCAATAATGAAGCGAATTTGCTGTTCATCAGATGCGTCTCCAAAGCTGAGTCAATACCTGATGTTGGTGGGGTGCGCGGATGGCTTGGTGCCGACTGGATGACGAGCGGTCGTCAGGTCAGCGGGCACTCTCGCCGAGTTTGTGCTCGAGGTGCTGACGCACCTGGGGCCATTCATCATCAATGATGCTGAACCGCACGGAGTTGCGTTTGCGGCCGTCGGGCATGATGCGCTCGTGGCGTACGATACCTTCCTGCTGGGCCCCGAGCCGGAGGATGGCGCTGCGGGATTTCTGGTTGTTCTCATCGGTGGTGAATTGCACCCGCACGCAGTTCAGCACCTCGAAGGCATGGCGCAACATCAGGTACTTGGCTTCGGTGTTGACGAAGGTTTTCTGCCAGCGGGCCGAGATCCAGCTGCTGCCGATTTCGAGCTTGCGATTGAGTGGGTCGATCTTCCAGAAGCGCGTCGAGCCGATCACTTCTGCGGTGTCGTTCAGCACAATGACAAAGGGCAGGACCGTGCCGGCATCGCGGCCGTCGAGCGCTTTTTTCAAGTAACCGTCGACGGTGGTCGGGGAGGGTACGACGGTGACGGTCAGGTTCCACAGTTCGCCATCGGCGGCGGCGCGGACCAGTGCCTCGGCGTCACTGTATTGCAGTGGGCGCAGGCTGATTCTGTTGCCTTGAAGGAGAGTGTCCATCCAGTGTGTATGCTCGGCGGGTGAGGTGAAAAGCGGGGAGGGCTTATTACGCCGTACTTGCGCTCGCGGACGCAACCCGCTGACGGTGTGAATGTCATACGCAGAACATCCCTGCCCGGAGCTGACCGATGAAGAAATTGCGAATCGCAACGTTCAACGTCAACGGCCTGCGCGCCCGGCTGCCCAACCTGCTGGCGTGGCTGGCGCGGGAGAAGCCGGACATCGCCTGCTTGCAGGAACTCAAGTCGGTGGACAGCGCGTTTCCGGCGGCAGAGCTCGAGGCGGCCGGTTACGGCGCGATCTGGCAGGGCCAGTCTTCATGGAACGGTGTCGCGATACTGGCGCGGGATGCGCAGCCGCTGGAGAGCCGTCGCGGACTGCCGGGCGATGACAGCGATACCCAGAGTCGCTATCTGGAAGCGGCGGTGCATGGCGTGCTGGTGGGCTGTCTGTACCTGCCCAACGGCAATCCGCAGCCGGGACCGAAGTTCGATTACAAGCTGGCCTGGTTCGAGCGGCTGATCGCCTATGCCAGGGACCTGCACGACAGTGAGCACCCGGTGGTGCTGGCCGGTGACTACAACGTAGTGCCGACCGACCTGGATATCTACAACCCGAAGTCCTGGCTCAAGGATGCGCTGCTGCAACCGCAAAGCCGCGAGTGTTATCAACGGTTGCTGGACCAGGGCTGGACTGACTCCCTGCGTCATCTGTATCCCGAGGATCGGCTCTACACGTTCTGGGATTATTTCCGTCAACACTGGCAGAAAAACTCCGGCCTGCGCATCGACCATCTGTTGCTCAACCCGACGCTGAGTCCGTATCTGCTCGACGCTGGTGTCGATGCCTGGGTGCGCAATGAGCCACATGCCAGCGACCATGCCCCGACGTGGATTCAATTGGGCTCGCGCAAGCGCCGTTGATCTGCGATGGGTACAATCGGTGCAAGATCGCAGCATTTGGCATGCAGCACTGGCATGCAGTACTGGCATAAGGAACGAGCAATGAGTCAGCCGCGCCTGAGTAATCTCGCGTTGTACTTGCAGCGCCTGGGTTTCGACGAGGCGCCGCCGCCCACCCTGGAAACCCTGCGCCGGTTGCAATGGCGCCACACCGGCGCCTTTGCGTTTGAAAACCTCACCACATTGTCTGGCGATCCGGTGCTCATTGATCTGGCTTCCATCGAGCAAAAGGTCTTGCACCACCGCCGTGGCGGCTACTGCTACGAGCTCAACCATCTCTTTCTGGCCCTGCTGCAGGAGTTGGGTTTCGACGCTCAGGGGATCTCCGGTCGCGTGGTGATGGGGCAGCCCGAAGGTGCATGGACCGCGCGGACACACCGCTTGAGCCTGGTCACCCTGCACGGCGTGCGCTACATCACGGATGTCGGCTTTGGTGGCATGGTGCCTACCGGGCCGCTGCTGCTCGACACGAGCGCCGAACAGTCCACACCGCACGAGCCCTATCGCATCGAGCAACATGTGGACGGCTACACGTTGCGCGCCAAAGTCGAGAATGAATGGCGGCCGATGTACATCTTTGATCTGCAACGCCAGGAAGACATCGACTACAAAGTCGGCAACTGGTACGTCTCGACCCATCCGGATTCACCTTTTGCCCTGCGCCTGATGGTGGCGCGCACCGGTGATGGCTGGCGGCGGACCTTGAACAACGGCAGTTTCGCGATTCACCGGGTCGGCCATGAAAGCGTGCGACGCGAGGTCGCCGATGTCGAGGAACTGATCGCACTGCTGCAAAGCGAGTTCGATATTCAGGCACCCGACAGTGAACGGTTGAAGCAGACGCTTGGGCGGTTGATCGCGCCTGCATAGGGCATAGACGGTTGTCCGAGCCGCTCAGGGGCGAGCCTCAGGCTCCATCATCTGCTGGATCTCGCTGACCGCATCCAGCAATTTTTTCTCCAGCGCCTTGAGGTCAGCGGCGGTGACACCCTTTTTCAGGTGGGCCGATTTGCCTTTGCCGCTGAGCAAGGCATGGCGCAGGGTGTTGTTGATCACCGTCTGATAGCCATAACCCTCGCTTTCCGCCAGCACACGGGCCGCCTCGATGACGGCGTCGTCCAGCATGATGGTGA is from Pseudomonas sp. MYb118 and encodes:
- a CDS encoding TonB-dependent receptor — protein: MNFKKNTIALAVGSAVYLSNSVWAAEPSNALEIAPITVTGEKINRTLEQTQSSVVVVTDQQLREKEDHNLIDVFARTPGVYNQSGNENWGIRGVPVSGFDDQGPATLNGAVSVFVDGAVQPNRALTLSPMPLWDVEQVEVFLGPQSTTQGRNSLAGAVVIQTKNPTFEPSFSAQTNVGNYSERGGAVAGGGAIVDDKIAGRIAVDYQEGDGYIDNVFTGDDANPTRTANARGKLLILPNDDLDVLLTYSHGESRKGDNSVMRENDRIRYYKMTSNTKAYDKLKQDTVSAKVDYRLDDNWSITSLTANTDSDYDARLDFDQGAVDNQVVLRKQYGDLFSQELRLNYNGDTVKSFVGAYYGHNTNNFHDRLVFDGELFGTAKGDTTIENKAVFGEVDWNFAPRWTLITGLRYDHETNDTDIEQDDFSSPGKVKKSFDAVLPKLGVDYELATDQYVGFMVQKGYRGGGVNVRAGGGHEDYDPEYTTNYELSYRGSFFDKTLRTRANVYYTDWKDQQVSALDPDTEFLHVFNAGSSDIKGLEVFVEKDFSEQLTLTAGASVTDGKYKDFVTGDGRDMSGEDFLYSPKYKMSLGGTYRWNDRLTLNTDLIYQSTAPSEYEFDDAGQVTGERRSDNYWLVNFNTEYKITKNIAVSGYVKNAFDKEYVTNNRSGDIIDVGAPRTVGLVLRYDM
- a CDS encoding BrnA antitoxin family protein, encoding MKDEYDFSNARRGAVAPAKGKTRITIMLDDAVIEAARVLAESEGYGYQTVINNTLRHALLSGKGKSAHLKKGVTAADLKALEKKLLDAVSEIQQMMEPEARP
- a CDS encoding exodeoxyribonuclease III, with protein sequence MKKLRIATFNVNGLRARLPNLLAWLAREKPDIACLQELKSVDSAFPAAELEAAGYGAIWQGQSSWNGVAILARDAQPLESRRGLPGDDSDTQSRYLEAAVHGVLVGCLYLPNGNPQPGPKFDYKLAWFERLIAYARDLHDSEHPVVLAGDYNVVPTDLDIYNPKSWLKDALLQPQSRECYQRLLDQGWTDSLRHLYPEDRLYTFWDYFRQHWQKNSGLRIDHLLLNPTLSPYLLDAGVDAWVRNEPHASDHAPTWIQLGSRKRR
- a CDS encoding murein L,D-transpeptidase, coding for MVLLTRLFVISRVFFMVFLISGTALGETSPIEPVTAANSIFTAAPDDNVAQAIQASLEPLKTAFPPLLTASRHRRVDVTRLVMDFYTHRAYRAAWTQDSDIDQLIASLNATDTDGLNPADFHIDELVRSRANLQVAPATPEQLAAFDLATTHTFITALLQLRRGKVDPSRLDIHWNFDVDGVDPRDDLSPFFAALDSHDVAKAFALAPPQEAVYGGLRQALAQLRDVRDRGGWPKVVVDHSLKPGMDEPAVAQLRARMVAAGFLDPHLIHGTRYDGAVTAAVKKYQDEQYLGADGMAGANTLAALNVPVEARIDQVRVNMERARWLLYKLQGTFVIVDIAGYKVAMYRDGQPIWRSRVQVGKAARNTPIFQAQISYITFNPTWTVPPTILKEDVLPKIQSNPGYLAANRMRVIDREGNEVDPSTVDWSNPRGLSLRQDAGKDSSLGQVVIRFPNDYAIYLHDTPHRELFARTVRATSSGCIRVENPLQLVELLFNDPVKWDSAGIQKQLANGRTENIRLPVKVPVLLAYWTVDLGGDGRVSFKPDVYGYDAPVLRALNRPSPVPVLNLHAAVAGQ
- a CDS encoding GNAT family N-acetyltransferase gives rise to the protein MDTLLQGNRISLRPLQYSDAEALVRAAADGELWNLTVTVVPSPTTVDGYLKKALDGRDAGTVLPFVIVLNDTAEVIGSTRFWKIDPLNRKLEIGSSWISARWQKTFVNTEAKYLMLRHAFEVLNCVRVQFTTDENNQKSRSAILRLGAQQEGIVRHERIMPDGRKRNSVRFSIIDDEWPQVRQHLEHKLGESAR
- a CDS encoding murein L,D-transpeptidase catalytic domain family protein — translated: MALLRFGNLLPGLLLTAMFIPSAYADSLAAALIKAAPQADANVINLAVRASQCSIAQGAAPVQRLAVIDYSLPSTQQRLWVFDLKKRKLLFHELVAHGRNSGENMAVNFSNQNESFATSLGLYRTQQSYVGQNGYSLRMEGLEPGFNDNAFDRAIVIHGAPYVSPVLARANGRIGRSLGCPAVRPAIAHKLIDSMKGGQLLFSYYPDPRWLKTSSYINCGSGTMAAAEKSTSKR
- a CDS encoding sensor domain-containing diguanylate cyclase, with protein sequence MSFLPISPDDPRHANGTALKRLPLRKAAVLFIAVVCVCLCGLLYLQLEQSRRHDLAVAEVASANLTRAVAQQAEDTFMKADLVLTSLADWLQMDGFGLAQNPQLQKMFARRVQALSQLHGIFLFDRNGQWVVTSFEDLPRGPGVADREYFLFHQQNVSSVAHIGPPIRSRTNGEWIIPVSKRVNDKQGNFQGVLLAGIKMAYFDQFFKSFSIDEEGSIALALTDGTLLARRPFVEAQIGLSLAKGEIFSKYLAGAMSGTAMITSVLDGSVRLHGFRQLDAYPLVVTAASSRDSILKGWYDTALQSSLIVALVVLGVGLFGWVFVRQVRVGERVERDLRNAKEALKLIATHDSLTGLANRRLFEQALAIEFSRDVRQSRSLGLIMLDIDYFKRYNDAYGHVAGDHCLAEVANAVKSCCHRPVDLAVRYGGEEFAVLLPDTDIHGTLVVAEQIRRSVMARNINHSDAPSGFVTVSLGCHAFVPTRLDSTEVFIERADAALYQAKHSGRNRSAVLSMEGVGELMRYDR
- a CDS encoding arylamine N-acetyltransferase, with the protein product MSQPRLSNLALYLQRLGFDEAPPPTLETLRRLQWRHTGAFAFENLTTLSGDPVLIDLASIEQKVLHHRRGGYCYELNHLFLALLQELGFDAQGISGRVVMGQPEGAWTARTHRLSLVTLHGVRYITDVGFGGMVPTGPLLLDTSAEQSTPHEPYRIEQHVDGYTLRAKVENEWRPMYIFDLQRQEDIDYKVGNWYVSTHPDSPFALRLMVARTGDGWRRTLNNGSFAIHRVGHESVRREVADVEELIALLQSEFDIQAPDSERLKQTLGRLIAPA